In the Streptomyces formicae genome, one interval contains:
- a CDS encoding aryl-sulfate sulfotransferase: MPAVDQNSRRRHATGLIAHDPDTAFAGYTLFAPLTGPGEVHLVDMAGRTAHRWTFPYRPGRHARVLPGGTLAYNGVLPGEDALFPMWHKYRGGVMLQAAPDGTVLREHRDPLQHHDAHHLDDGHILYTGLEPLRGADAASVAGGVPGSEAADGVVWADTIREVDAEGRTVWSWRAAEHLDRDAYALHPAYAREHWPLINSVTPLADGNVLASLRSVSAVIVISRATGEVLWRTEPGTVSQQHAPTELADGNFLVFDNGVFRPHHDVPYSRVIEIERASGAVVWEYHDPAREFFFAPFMGSAQRLPNGNTLITDSPSGRLFEVTAEGQLCWEYVVPYFAGYRESEVRGLFPAEPNAVFRSYRYAASELPWLDRAGGLS, from the coding sequence ATGCCCGCCGTAGACCAGAACTCGCGCCGCCGACACGCCACCGGGCTCATCGCGCACGATCCGGACACCGCCTTCGCGGGCTACACGCTCTTCGCGCCGCTGACCGGTCCCGGCGAGGTCCATCTCGTCGACATGGCGGGGCGCACCGCGCACCGGTGGACCTTCCCGTACCGGCCGGGGCGGCACGCGCGCGTGCTGCCGGGCGGCACCCTCGCGTACAACGGCGTGCTGCCCGGCGAGGACGCGCTGTTCCCCATGTGGCACAAGTACCGGGGCGGCGTGATGCTCCAGGCGGCGCCCGACGGGACCGTGCTGCGCGAGCACCGCGATCCGCTCCAGCACCACGACGCCCACCACCTGGACGACGGCCACATCCTGTACACCGGGCTCGAACCCCTGCGGGGCGCGGACGCGGCCTCGGTCGCCGGGGGCGTGCCCGGTTCCGAGGCGGCGGACGGCGTCGTCTGGGCGGACACGATCCGCGAGGTCGACGCCGAGGGGCGGACGGTGTGGTCGTGGCGCGCCGCCGAACACCTCGACCGGGACGCCTACGCGCTGCACCCCGCGTACGCCCGTGAGCACTGGCCGCTGATCAACAGCGTCACACCCCTCGCCGACGGGAACGTCCTCGCGAGCCTGCGCAGCGTCTCCGCCGTGATCGTCATCAGCCGGGCCACCGGTGAGGTCCTGTGGCGCACCGAGCCCGGCACGGTCTCGCAGCAGCACGCGCCGACGGAGCTGGCCGACGGGAACTTCCTCGTCTTCGACAACGGCGTGTTCCGGCCCCACCACGACGTCCCGTACTCGCGGGTGATCGAGATCGAGCGGGCGAGCGGCGCGGTGGTGTGGGAGTACCACGACCCGGCGCGGGAGTTCTTCTTCGCGCCGTTCATGGGCAGCGCGCAGCGCCTCCCCAACGGGAACACGCTCATCACCGACTCGCCGTCGGGCCGGCTCTTCGAGGTGACCGCCGAGGGACAGCTGTGTTGGGAGTACGTCGTGCCGTACTTCGCCGGGTACCGCGAGTCCGAGGTGCGCGGCCTGTTCCCCGCCGAGCCGAACGCCGTCTTCCGCTCCTATCGGTACGCGGCGTCCGAACTGCCCTGGCTGGACCGTGCCGGTGGTCTCTCATGA
- a CDS encoding uracil-xanthine permease family protein — protein MSAPTQADGVAPVDERVPLRRLLPLSAQHVLAMVAAPVSTVFLTAGALRLSPGDTASLLSAVLVLCGAGSLVQSLGVWRIGARLPFVMLPGGAATALFLGIAEDHGAATATGSVLLAAVLLLAVLPLYARVVRFFPPLVMGVTVLLIGIAMIRVAAQLIAGNGGQPAPPRAVVLAGLTVAATVTAYVLLRGVWRQTAVLIGMATGTLLAVLTGLGEFRPAAGSGFSLPTLLPYGAPHFDPLAALPLLLFSLTTLAEITGQTVLNSESAGRAPDPGRDVPRVARADALVSLVGGAFGTSLMVTSAENIGIGRLTGVRSRFVTAGAGALLVLTGLLAPVSRAVAGIPAAVVGGSSLVVYAVIAVLGVEMLRRADLGGGPGQGTGSMVAALALAAGLLPLLSPGLYDGFPDWVGTVLGSGVVAGTLTAVLLSALLRGRSPDDSS, from the coding sequence ATGAGCGCGCCGACGCAGGCCGACGGGGTGGCCCCGGTGGACGAACGCGTCCCGCTGCGGCGCCTGTTGCCGCTCTCCGCGCAGCACGTCCTCGCGATGGTAGCGGCGCCCGTGTCGACCGTCTTCCTCACGGCGGGCGCCCTGCGCCTCTCGCCCGGCGACACCGCTTCGCTGCTCAGCGCCGTGCTTGTGCTGTGCGGTGCGGGCTCGCTCGTCCAGTCGCTCGGGGTGTGGCGGATCGGCGCGAGACTGCCGTTCGTGATGCTGCCAGGCGGCGCGGCCACCGCGCTGTTCCTGGGGATCGCCGAGGACCACGGGGCGGCCACGGCGACCGGTTCGGTGCTGCTCGCCGCGGTGCTCCTGCTCGCCGTGCTGCCGCTGTACGCGCGGGTCGTGCGGTTCTTCCCGCCGCTCGTGATGGGGGTGACGGTGCTGCTCATCGGCATCGCGATGATCCGCGTGGCCGCCCAGCTCATCGCGGGGAACGGCGGACAGCCCGCGCCGCCGCGCGCCGTGGTCCTCGCCGGGCTCACGGTGGCCGCGACCGTGACGGCGTACGTGCTGCTGCGGGGCGTGTGGCGGCAGACCGCCGTGCTCATCGGCATGGCCACGGGGACGCTGCTCGCGGTGCTCACGGGTCTCGGCGAGTTCCGCCCCGCGGCGGGTTCCGGGTTCTCCCTGCCGACGCTTCTCCCCTACGGCGCCCCGCACTTCGATCCGCTCGCCGCGCTGCCGCTGCTGCTCTTCAGCCTCACCACGCTCGCGGAGATCACCGGTCAGACCGTCCTCAACAGCGAGTCGGCGGGCCGCGCCCCCGATCCGGGCCGCGACGTGCCGCGCGTGGCCAGGGCCGACGCGCTGGTCTCGCTCGTCGGCGGCGCCTTCGGCACCTCGCTGATGGTGACCAGCGCGGAGAACATCGGCATCGGGCGCCTCACCGGGGTGCGCAGCCGGTTCGTGACGGCGGGCGCGGGCGCGCTGCTCGTCCTGACCGGGCTCCTGGCCCCCGTGTCGCGGGCGGTCGCCGGCATCCCCGCGGCGGTCGTCGGCGGCTCCTCGCTCGTCGTGTACGCGGTGATCGCGGTGCTCGGCGTGGAGATGCTGCGCCGCGCGGACCTGGGCGGCGGCCCCGGACAGGGCACCGGTTCCATGGTGGCGGCGCTCGCCCTTGCGGCGGGTCTCCTGCCGCTGCTCTCCCCCGGTCTGTACGACGGTTTCCCCGACTGGGTGGGGACGGTGCTCGGCAGCGGGGTGGTCGCCGGGACGCTGACGGCGGTGCTGCTCTCCGCGCTGCTCCGCGGCCGCTCGCCCGACGACTCCTCCTGA
- a CDS encoding arylsulfatase: MTDPRAYAGPRPAPGAPDVVVIVLDDLGFAQLGCYGSDMATPHLDRLAADGLRFNRFHVTAMCSPTRAALLTGRNHHAVGMGFLVDLPIAHPGYSARLPRSAVPLPRLLRDAGHSTLAVGKWHLTPRWERTAAGPFDRWPLGYGFERFYGFLQGDTNHYAPHLVSDNHYAEPPARPEDGYHLSEDLADRAIRMICDQRQAAPGKPYFLYLPLGATHAPHHVPRAWSDAYRGRFDQGWERWREETFARQRELGVVPGDTILTARPPWIQDWRGLDGGERRVFARMQEVFAGFLTHTDAQIGRLLDFLRRTGRLDDTLVLVLSDNGASAEGGALGTLNEHRFTARSGDSAARNLAALDDWGGPATYPHYAWGWAWAGNTPLRLWKRYTWLGGTRAPLIAHWPRRIRDAGAVRTAFTHVVDLMPTVLDACGVPAPEEVDGVPQQPVDGRSLLPLVDDADVQRPFPTQYFEMLGSRSIVHGDWKATTDHVSRGVADEERLLPGSRDFTADRWSLFRLSDDFAEAHDVADRHPDVVRKLAELWDAEAVRNDVLPLDDRMQERLSAMIPPAWPPRGRARYLPGTSPVHDEALPLLFAGFTLTADAEVPEDGPATGVLCALGDLNGGFVLYAHEGRLAFSCSRAGDLDRVVADEPLPAGRHRMGVRFDAPAAEQGARCGVFTLVLGGADIASVPLGGAFPYTFQHGGAGLRVGHDSGLAVDTAAYRPPYPWRGTVHEAVIDTTAARAAPRNVEDEVRDALHGD; encoded by the coding sequence ATGACTGACCCCCGCGCCTACGCGGGGCCCCGCCCCGCGCCCGGCGCCCCCGACGTCGTCGTGATCGTCCTCGACGACCTCGGCTTCGCCCAACTCGGCTGCTACGGCTCCGACATGGCCACGCCCCACCTGGACCGCCTCGCCGCCGACGGACTGCGCTTCAACCGCTTCCACGTCACCGCGATGTGCTCGCCGACCCGCGCCGCCCTGCTCACGGGGCGCAACCACCACGCGGTCGGCATGGGCTTCCTCGTCGACCTGCCGATCGCCCACCCCGGCTACTCCGCGCGCCTGCCGAGGTCCGCCGTGCCGCTGCCCCGGCTGCTGCGCGACGCGGGCCACAGCACGCTCGCCGTCGGCAAATGGCACCTCACGCCCCGCTGGGAGCGCACCGCGGCGGGCCCCTTCGACCGCTGGCCGCTCGGCTACGGCTTCGAGCGCTTCTACGGCTTCCTCCAGGGCGACACCAACCACTACGCGCCCCACCTGGTGAGCGACAACCACTACGCCGAGCCGCCCGCCCGCCCCGAGGACGGCTACCACCTCAGCGAGGACCTCGCCGACCGCGCGATCCGCATGATCTGCGACCAGCGGCAGGCCGCCCCCGGCAAGCCGTACTTCCTCTACCTCCCGCTCGGCGCGACACACGCCCCGCACCACGTGCCCCGCGCCTGGAGCGACGCCTACCGGGGCCGCTTCGACCAGGGCTGGGAGCGCTGGCGCGAGGAGACCTTCGCCCGCCAGCGGGAACTCGGCGTCGTCCCCGGCGACACCATCCTCACCGCGCGCCCGCCCTGGATCCAGGACTGGCGCGGCCTCGACGGCGGCGAACGGCGCGTCTTCGCCCGCATGCAGGAGGTGTTCGCCGGGTTCCTCACCCACACCGACGCCCAGATCGGGCGCCTCCTGGACTTCCTGCGCCGCACGGGCCGCCTCGACGACACCCTCGTCCTCGTCCTCTCCGACAACGGCGCGAGCGCGGAGGGCGGCGCGCTCGGCACCCTCAACGAGCATCGCTTCACGGCCCGTTCGGGGGACAGCGCGGCCCGCAACCTCGCCGCGCTCGACGACTGGGGCGGCCCCGCGACCTATCCGCACTACGCCTGGGGCTGGGCCTGGGCGGGCAACACCCCGCTGCGGCTGTGGAAGCGCTACACCTGGCTCGGCGGCACCCGCGCCCCGCTGATCGCCCACTGGCCGCGCCGGATCCGCGACGCGGGCGCCGTCCGCACCGCGTTCACGCACGTGGTCGACCTGATGCCGACCGTACTCGACGCGTGCGGAGTCCCGGCCCCGGAGGAGGTGGACGGCGTGCCCCAGCAACCGGTCGACGGCCGTAGCCTGCTGCCCCTCGTCGACGACGCGGACGTCCAACGCCCCTTCCCCACCCAATACTTCGAGATGCTCGGCTCCCGCTCGATCGTGCACGGCGACTGGAAGGCCACCACGGACCACGTGTCCCGTGGCGTCGCCGACGAGGAGCGACTGCTGCCCGGCAGCCGCGACTTCACCGCCGACCGCTGGTCCCTGTTCCGCCTCTCGGACGACTTCGCGGAGGCCCATGACGTCGCGGACCGGCACCCGGACGTCGTACGGAAGCTGGCCGAGCTGTGGGACGCGGAGGCCGTGCGCAACGACGTGCTGCCGCTGGACGACCGCATGCAGGAGCGGCTCAGCGCGATGATCCCGCCCGCCTGGCCGCCGCGGGGCCGCGCCCGTTACCTCCCCGGCACCTCACCCGTGCACGACGAGGCACTGCCGCTGCTCTTCGCCGGATTCACGCTCACCGCCGACGCGGAGGTCCCCGAGGACGGTCCCGCGACCGGGGTGCTGTGCGCGCTCGGGGACCTCAACGGCGGCTTCGTCCTGTACGCCCACGAGGGCCGCCTCGCCTTCAGCTGCTCGCGGGCCGGGGACCTGGACCGGGTCGTGGCCGACGAGCCGCTGCCCGCGGGCAGGCACCGGATGGGCGTGCGGTTCGACGCGCCCGCTGCCGAACAGGGCGCGCGGTGCGGTGTGTTCACCCTCGTGCTGGGCGGCGCGGACATCGCCTCGGTGCCCCTCGGCGGGGCGTTCCCGTACACCTTCCAGCATGGTGGCGCGGGCCTGCGGGTGGGGCACGACAGCGGTCTCGCGGTCGACACCGCCGCCTACCGGCCGCCGTATCCGTGGCGCGGCACGGTGCACGAGGCGGTCATCGACACGACGGCGGCCCGCGCGGCCCCGCGGAACGTCGAGGACGAGGTGCGCGACGCCCTGCACGGCGACTGA
- a CDS encoding TetR/AcrR family transcriptional regulator, with protein sequence MDEARTAPAATRIRLIETAERLFAERGVHAVSLREIAAAAGQRNTSAVAYHFGDKRGLVTAVYAHRLGPTNEGQLRRIAALDEQGVGKELRPLVEVFVHPMAERITRAAADPDAPPSYFLRFVAQALYVEGIAPYDLAAETWTRALHRLRPRIDACLAELPAPVRADRWRVFVGLTLHTLADHERALQSGSAAPGRRTDLLVANLVDAAVAVLGAPLSPATGALLAGQGDAGAVREPRPPDPGGTADD encoded by the coding sequence GTGGACGAAGCAAGGACCGCCCCCGCGGCCACCCGGATCCGGCTGATCGAGACCGCCGAGCGGCTCTTCGCCGAGCGCGGCGTCCACGCGGTGTCGCTGCGCGAGATCGCCGCGGCGGCCGGTCAGCGCAACACCTCGGCCGTCGCCTACCACTTCGGCGACAAGCGCGGCCTGGTCACCGCCGTGTACGCGCATCGGCTCGGGCCGACCAACGAGGGGCAGCTGCGCCGCATCGCCGCACTCGACGAGCAGGGTGTCGGCAAGGAACTCCGGCCCCTGGTCGAGGTGTTCGTGCACCCCATGGCCGAGCGGATCACCCGCGCGGCGGCCGACCCCGACGCGCCGCCCAGCTACTTCCTCCGCTTCGTCGCGCAGGCCCTGTACGTCGAGGGCATCGCCCCGTACGACCTGGCCGCCGAGACCTGGACGCGCGCCCTGCACCGGCTGCGCCCGCGCATCGACGCCTGCCTCGCCGAACTCCCCGCCCCGGTCCGCGCCGACCGGTGGCGCGTCTTCGTCGGCCTGACCCTGCACACCCTGGCCGACCACGAACGGGCCCTGCAGTCCGGCTCGGCCGCGCCGGGGCGCCGCACGGACCTCCTCGTCGCCAACCTCGTCGACGCGGCCGTCGCCGTGCTCGGCGCCCCCCTCTCGCCCGCGACCGGCGCGCTGCTCGCGGGGCAGGGCGACGCGGGCGCCGTGCGCGAACCCCGTCCCCCGGATCCAGGAGGCACCGCGGATGACTGA
- a CDS encoding MFS transporter, translated as MPSDPARSTPLPDERSPASYALLLAPLILLTEVTALELTLIYPVLPLLSDAFDTASIGWTLTVVSLTGVVAQPLLGRVADVIGKKRMILYAAGAFATGSLICALAPSYPVFLTGRAVQGTCLVMAPAAYGLIRDVLPARVVPVALGAVTTGIGLSAIVGPLTGGALGQTFGYRAVFWFALGYVAVLTPWFARTLPESPVRRPREERRGIDVRGGLLLGAGAGGLLLLVGQGAAWGWTSVATLTALGSSLLLLVGFVRRELRAPAPLIDLRLLAGPALRWTLLAAFSGAFAIGGTAFAMPMLVQTPTSLGYGFGMSVLGAAVFLVPQGLLGAACGPLGGLLARRRGPRYTLMAALAGLTATTLTLALLHTAVWQLLLAALFMGAGFGCFFVGVSNLVVEAVPADRTAVGAGLMGVANNLGQATGVTVLGAVLARYVVDDSDEDHVLYAETGYALALGIASAVAFAGLLVATAMRHGREPATGGVLRIVGAEAERGAKGRTP; from the coding sequence ATGCCCTCCGATCCCGCACGCTCCACCCCGCTGCCCGACGAGCGTTCCCCCGCCTCGTACGCCCTGCTGCTGGCCCCGCTCATCCTCCTCACCGAGGTCACCGCGCTCGAACTGACCCTGATCTACCCGGTGTTGCCGCTCCTGTCCGACGCCTTCGACACCGCGTCGATCGGCTGGACCCTGACCGTGGTGAGCCTGACGGGGGTGGTGGCGCAGCCGTTGCTCGGCAGGGTCGCCGATGTGATCGGGAAGAAGCGGATGATCCTGTACGCCGCGGGGGCCTTCGCCACCGGCTCGCTGATCTGCGCGCTCGCGCCCTCCTACCCCGTGTTCCTGACCGGCCGTGCCGTCCAGGGCACCTGCCTGGTGATGGCCCCCGCCGCGTACGGCCTGATCCGCGACGTCCTCCCGGCCCGTGTCGTGCCGGTCGCGCTCGGCGCCGTCACCACCGGGATCGGCCTGAGCGCCATCGTCGGCCCGCTGACCGGCGGCGCGCTCGGGCAGACCTTCGGGTACCGGGCGGTCTTCTGGTTCGCGCTCGGCTACGTCGCCGTGCTCACGCCCTGGTTCGCGCGCACGCTGCCCGAGTCGCCGGTGCGGCGGCCGCGCGAGGAGCGGCGCGGCATCGACGTACGCGGCGGTCTGCTGCTCGGCGCGGGCGCGGGCGGCCTGTTGCTCCTCGTCGGCCAGGGCGCCGCCTGGGGCTGGACCTCGGTGGCCACGCTCACCGCGCTCGGCTCTTCGCTGCTGCTGCTCGTGGGATTCGTACGACGTGAACTGCGCGCGCCCGCGCCGCTGATCGACCTCCGGCTCCTCGCCGGGCCCGCGCTGCGCTGGACGCTGCTCGCGGCGTTCTCCGGGGCGTTCGCGATCGGCGGTACGGCCTTCGCGATGCCGATGCTGGTACAGACGCCCACGTCACTCGGTTACGGATTCGGCATGAGCGTGCTCGGCGCCGCGGTGTTCCTCGTGCCGCAGGGGCTGCTCGGCGCGGCGTGCGGGCCGCTCGGCGGACTGCTCGCCCGGCGGCGCGGCCCCCGGTACACCCTCATGGCCGCCCTCGCGGGACTCACCGCCACCACCCTCACCCTGGCCCTGCTGCACACGGCCGTCTGGCAGCTCCTGCTCGCCGCGCTGTTCATGGGCGCGGGCTTCGGCTGCTTCTTCGTCGGCGTCTCCAACCTCGTCGTGGAGGCCGTCCCCGCCGACCGCACGGCGGTCGGCGCGGGCCTGATGGGCGTCGCCAACAACCTGGGCCAGGCGACGGGCGTGACCGTCCTCGGCGCGGTCCTCGCCCGGTACGTGGTGGACGACTCCGACGAGGACCACGTCCTGTACGCGGAGACGGGGTACGCCCTGGCCCTCGGCATCGCGTCGGCGGTGGCCTTCGCGGGCCTCCTGGTCGCCACCGCGATGCGGCACGGCCGCGAGCCCGCGACGGGCGGGGTGCTGCGGATCGTGGGCGCGGAAGCGGAGCGGGGGGCGAAGGGGCGGACGCCGTAG
- a CDS encoding GNAT family N-acetyltransferase, translating into MYAISLGDDGAELCPLEPWQAAEFLAHMDRGREFIGRHNGLPDIVTDLESSRAYLQTYAEKTAADTGRLFGIRVEGTLVGAVLLRTLDVAQGTAEAGCWLEPSAVGRGLVTRAVRAVIDWAVEERAVHRVDWWVSSDNEPSIAVARRLGMTKEGVLRESYLYRGERHDEEIWSVLAPEWRAARRGPR; encoded by the coding sequence ATGTACGCCATATCGCTGGGTGACGACGGCGCGGAGCTGTGCCCCCTGGAACCGTGGCAGGCGGCGGAGTTCCTGGCGCACATGGACCGGGGCAGGGAGTTCATCGGTCGGCACAACGGCCTGCCCGACATCGTCACCGACCTGGAGTCCAGCCGCGCCTACCTCCAGACGTACGCGGAGAAAACCGCGGCCGACACCGGCCGCCTGTTCGGGATCAGGGTCGAGGGCACGCTGGTCGGCGCGGTGCTCCTGAGGACGCTCGACGTCGCCCAGGGCACCGCGGAGGCGGGCTGCTGGCTGGAGCCGTCGGCGGTGGGCAGGGGCCTGGTGACGCGCGCGGTGCGCGCGGTCATCGACTGGGCCGTCGAGGAACGGGCCGTGCACCGCGTGGACTGGTGGGTCTCGTCGGACAACGAGCCGAGCATCGCCGTGGCCCGCAGGCTGGGCATGACCAAGGAGGGCGTGCTCCGCGAGTCCTACCTGTACCGGGGCGAGCGCCACGACGAGGAGATCTGGTCGGTCCTCGCACCGGAGTGGCGGGCGGCGCGGCGCGGCCCTCGCTGA
- a CDS encoding ANTAR domain-containing response regulator, whose amino-acid sequence MPLPPQDSSAAAALLALIDGSGDDEEDERVLERLARSAAAVPGVDAASCTIAAPPGGATRTAASDLVAEQLERVQQELEEGPCRDAARTRTALNDIPMVHPQSRVRWPAFTQHALDAGITAVTALPITHRGHLTGSLDLYHQHRALCPSDARWGQLLADATAIALAHRTALRSARTHHDQLQTALTSRVVIEQAKGILAERLDCTVDDAFDRLRKHARAHRIKLSDLSREVITHPHWATPFVRP is encoded by the coding sequence ATGCCTCTGCCCCCGCAGGACTCTTCGGCCGCCGCGGCCCTGCTCGCGCTGATCGACGGCTCGGGGGACGACGAGGAGGACGAACGCGTCCTGGAGCGCCTTGCCAGGAGCGCGGCCGCCGTCCCCGGCGTCGACGCGGCAAGCTGCACCATCGCGGCACCACCGGGCGGCGCCACCCGCACCGCGGCCTCCGACCTGGTGGCGGAGCAACTGGAGCGCGTTCAACAGGAGTTGGAGGAGGGTCCCTGCCGTGATGCCGCGCGCACCCGCACGGCGCTCAACGACATCCCCATGGTCCATCCGCAGAGCCGCGTGCGCTGGCCCGCGTTCACCCAGCACGCCCTGGACGCCGGAATCACCGCGGTCACGGCCCTGCCCATCACCCACCGCGGGCACCTCACCGGCTCCCTCGACCTCTACCACCAGCACCGCGCCCTGTGCCCGTCGGACGCCCGGTGGGGGCAGTTGCTCGCCGACGCCACGGCCATCGCCCTGGCGCACCGCACGGCGCTGCGCAGCGCGCGGACCCACCACGATCAGTTGCAGACCGCCCTGACCAGCCGCGTCGTGATCGAGCAGGCCAAGGGGATCCTCGCCGAACGCCTCGACTGCACCGTCGACGACGCCTTCGACCGGCTGCGCAAGCACGCCCGCGCGCACCGGATCAAGCTCAGCGACCTGTCGCGGGAGGTCATCACGCACCCGCACTGGGCCACGCCGTTCGTGCGCCCCTAG
- a CDS encoding alpha/beta fold hydrolase → MSPTPSAAKDRTHRMVPSPAGRTHLVEQGTGPLVLLVHGFPESWYSWRHQLPVIAAAGYRAVAVDQRGYGRSSRPQESAAYRMLDLVDDHVAVVHALGEESAVIVGHDWGATVAAHAALLRPDVFRAAGLLSVPYTPPGGPRPSDVFAGMGGDEEFYVSYFQEPGRAEAEIEPDVRGWLAGFYAALSADTMPGPGAPDPHFVSRGGLLRDRFPAGKLPGWLDERELDFYAGEFERTGLTGALNRYRNMDRDWADLADHAGAPLTQPSLFVGGGLDASTIWLADAIKAFPDTLPGLLASHVLDGCGHWVQQERPAEVNRILTDWLAELA, encoded by the coding sequence ATGTCCCCGACGCCGTCCGCCGCCAAGGACCGTACGCACCGCATGGTGCCCTCGCCCGCGGGCCGGACCCATCTGGTCGAGCAGGGGACGGGGCCGCTCGTCCTGCTGGTGCACGGCTTCCCCGAGTCCTGGTACTCCTGGCGCCACCAGCTGCCGGTCATCGCCGCCGCCGGATACCGCGCGGTCGCCGTCGACCAGCGTGGCTACGGCCGGTCGTCGAGGCCGCAGGAGAGCGCCGCGTACCGGATGCTCGACCTGGTCGACGACCACGTCGCCGTGGTGCACGCGCTCGGCGAGGAGAGCGCGGTGATCGTGGGGCACGACTGGGGCGCCACCGTCGCCGCGCACGCCGCGCTGCTCAGGCCGGACGTGTTCCGCGCGGCCGGACTCCTGAGCGTCCCCTACACGCCGCCGGGCGGCCCCCGGCCGAGCGACGTGTTCGCGGGGATGGGCGGCGACGAGGAGTTCTACGTCTCGTACTTCCAGGAGCCGGGCCGCGCCGAGGCCGAGATCGAACCCGACGTGCGGGGCTGGCTCGCCGGTTTCTACGCCGCGCTGTCCGCCGACACCATGCCGGGCCCCGGCGCGCCCGACCCGCACTTCGTGAGCCGCGGCGGCCTGCTGCGGGACCGCTTCCCTGCGGGGAAACTGCCCGGCTGGCTGGACGAGCGCGAACTCGACTTCTACGCGGGCGAGTTCGAGCGGACCGGGCTGACCGGGGCGCTCAACCGCTACCGGAACATGGACAGGGACTGGGCGGACCTCGCCGACCACGCGGGCGCGCCCCTCACCCAGCCCTCGCTGTTCGTCGGCGGCGGTCTCGACGCCTCCACGATCTGGCTGGCCGACGCGATCAAGGCGTTCCCCGACACGCTGCCCGGGCTCCTCGCCTCGCACGTGCTCGACGGCTGCGGGCACTGGGTCCAGCAGGAGCGGCCCGCCGAGGTCAACCGCATCCTGACCGACTGGCTCGCCGAGCTGGCCTAG
- a CDS encoding SDR family NAD(P)-dependent oxidoreductase has translation MQIDLSGRTALVTGSTQGIGAAIAEGLAKAGARVAVNGRSVGSVDAAVKRLSDACAGADFVAAPGDISTDEGAAQVFDALPDADVLVNNLGVFGAEPALDITDAEWRRYFEVNVLTAVRMIRHYLPGMKGRSWGRIQNIASDSAFVTPAEMIHYGMSKTALLAVSRGFAKEAAGSGVTVNSVIAGPTHTGGVEDFVYELVDRALPWEQAQRQFMTEHRPQSLIQRLIEPEEIAHMVVYLSSPLASATTGGAVRVDGGYVDSIAP, from the coding sequence GTGCAGATCGATCTCTCAGGCAGGACCGCGCTCGTCACCGGATCGACCCAGGGAATCGGCGCCGCGATCGCCGAGGGCCTGGCGAAGGCGGGCGCCCGGGTCGCGGTCAACGGTCGCTCGGTCGGCTCCGTGGACGCCGCCGTCAAACGGCTGTCCGACGCATGCGCGGGCGCCGACTTCGTCGCGGCGCCGGGCGACATCTCCACCGACGAGGGCGCCGCGCAGGTCTTCGACGCCCTGCCGGACGCGGACGTCCTCGTCAACAACCTCGGCGTCTTCGGCGCCGAGCCCGCCCTGGACATCACCGACGCCGAGTGGCGCCGCTACTTCGAGGTCAACGTCCTGACCGCGGTGCGGATGATCCGCCACTACCTGCCGGGCATGAAGGGCCGCTCCTGGGGGCGGATCCAGAACATCGCCAGCGACTCGGCGTTCGTCACGCCCGCCGAGATGATCCACTACGGTATGTCGAAGACCGCGCTGCTCGCGGTCTCCCGCGGCTTCGCCAAGGAGGCGGCGGGCTCCGGCGTCACCGTCAACTCCGTGATCGCGGGGCCGACGCACACCGGCGGCGTGGAGGACTTCGTCTACGAACTGGTCGACCGCGCGCTGCCGTGGGAGCAGGCGCAGCGGCAGTTCATGACCGAGCACCGCCCCCAGTCGCTGATCCAGCGGCTCATCGAGCCCGAGGAGATCGCGCACATGGTCGTCTACCTCAGCTCGCCGCTGGCGTCCGCCACGACGGGCGGTGCGGTGCGGGTCGACGGCGGGTACGTGGACTCGATCGCCCCGTAG
- a CDS encoding DUF488 domain-containing protein codes for MTPSHPLDVQVKRVYDPASPDDGTRVLIDRLWPRGVSKERAGLDAWEKELAPSAELRHWYDHDPDRYEEFAERYRHELTDPERTTALDRLRAVARAGRLTLLTATKDLPHGHVRVLVAALERG; via the coding sequence ATGACGCCGAGCCACCCCCTGGACGTACAGGTCAAGCGGGTCTACGACCCCGCGTCGCCCGACGACGGGACGCGCGTCCTGATCGACAGGCTCTGGCCGCGCGGCGTCTCCAAGGAGCGGGCGGGGCTCGACGCGTGGGAGAAGGAGCTGGCCCCTTCGGCCGAGCTGCGGCACTGGTACGACCACGATCCCGACCGCTACGAGGAGTTCGCCGAGCGCTACCGGCACGAGCTCACCGACCCGGAGCGGACCACCGCGCTCGACCGGCTGCGCGCCGTCGCCCGCGCGGGCCGCCTCACCCTCCTCACGGCCACGAAGGACCTGCCGCACGGGCACGTGCGGGTACTCGTGGCGGCGCTGGAGCGGGGGTAG